One genomic segment of Bacillota bacterium includes these proteins:
- a CDS encoding HU family DNA-binding protein, producing the protein MNKADLISSIAEKSGMSKKDAEKSLNAMVESIEEALVKGEKVQLVGFGSFEVRERAARKGINPQTREEITIEASKVPIFRAGKALKDKINS; encoded by the coding sequence TTGAATAAAGCGGATTTAATTTCCAGTATAGCTGAAAAAAGCGGAATGTCCAAAAAAGATGCTGAAAAATCACTGAACGCAATGGTAGAAAGTATTGAGGAAGCCCTTGTAAAGGGTGAAAAAGTCCAGCTTGTAGGCTTTGGGTCATTTGAAGTAAGGGAAAGAGCAGCAAGAAAGGGGATTAATCCTCAGACAAGGGAAGAGATTACTATTGAAGCATCAAAGGTACCTATTTTTAGAGCAGGTAAAGCTTTAAAAGACAAAATTAACAGCTAA
- a CDS encoding RNA-binding S4 domain-containing protein: MRIDKFLKVSRIIKRRTIANEACGSGKVKVNGRVAKPSTEVKAGDIIEINFGNKNTKIEVISVAENVSKAEAAQMIRIIE; this comes from the coding sequence ATGAGAATTGATAAGTTCTTAAAAGTTTCAAGAATTATAAAAAGACGTACTATTGCAAATGAAGCATGTGGATCCGGGAAGGTTAAAGTTAATGGACGAGTGGCTAAGCCGTCTACGGAAGTAAAAGCAGGTGATATAATTGAAATAAATTTCGGTAATAAAAACACCAAGATTGAAGTAATTTCTGTTGCTGAAAATGTATCCAAAGCAGAAGCAGCACAAATGATCAGGATAATTGAGTAA
- the yabP gene encoding sporulation protein YabP: MAEEKKVIKPKTQNLILENRQKLSISGVIDVESFNDECVIVDTEMGILIIHGEDLHISKLNLDNSELNIEGDIISCEYSDRDSSNSKGFGFFSKMFK; this comes from the coding sequence ATGGCAGAGGAAAAAAAAGTTATAAAGCCGAAAACTCAAAACTTAATACTTGAAAATAGGCAAAAGTTAAGCATTTCAGGGGTTATTGATGTAGAAAGTTTTAATGATGAATGTGTTATTGTCGATACGGAGATGGGTATTTTAATTATTCATGGAGAGGATTTACATATTAGTAAATTAAACCTGGACAACTCAGAGTTGAACATTGAAGGCGATATAATTAGCTGTGAATACAGTGATAGAGATAGCTCAAACTCAAAAGGTTTTGGCTTTTTCAGTAAAATGTTTAAATAA
- the yabQ gene encoding spore cortex biosynthesis protein YabQ, which produces MNAVVPASVSTEAYIFLYSVLSGMLIAFIYDIFRIKRKVVKTAVLFLYIEDILFWIIVVIVMFVLVYYSNEGEIRGYIYIGAIIGIIIYLLLLSKIVIRCSMAVLNIMWKAIKFILFLFAYPIRIIYKLVLIPLKLISGPTKKLYRSAKGAAKVSISKMALWSKIFKNIRKKV; this is translated from the coding sequence GTGAATGCTGTTGTGCCTGCATCTGTCAGCACCGAGGCATATATTTTCTTATATTCTGTGCTAAGTGGGATGCTTATTGCGTTTATATATGACATTTTCAGGATAAAAAGGAAGGTTGTAAAAACAGCAGTATTGTTTTTATATATAGAAGATATATTGTTTTGGATTATTGTAGTAATAGTCATGTTTGTACTTGTCTATTACAGTAATGAAGGTGAAATACGAGGCTACATTTATATAGGAGCAATTATAGGCATAATAATATATTTGCTTCTGCTCAGTAAAATTGTAATTAGATGTTCTATGGCTGTTTTAAATATAATGTGGAAAGCTATAAAATTTATTTTATTTTTATTCGCATATCCAATAAGAATTATTTATAAGCTAGTTTTGATTCCGTTAAAATTAATTTCAGGTCCTACTAAAAAGTTATACAGGTCTGCAAAAGGTGCTGCAAAAGTGAGTATTTCAAAAATGGCACTTTGGAGTAAAATATTTAAAAATATCAGAAAAAAGGTATAA
- a CDS encoding septum formation initiator family protein, with amino-acid sequence MNKRKSSRWGLLILIAFRVYFLFIVVEQQKVLGLKKEAMKNIQAKIEEETKINEELKRQKEILNTDEYIEKVAREKLGMVKPGERIFIDIN; translated from the coding sequence ATGAACAAAAGAAAAAGCTCCAGGTGGGGACTGCTGATACTTATAGCCTTTAGAGTATATTTTTTATTTATCGTAGTAGAGCAGCAAAAAGTATTAGGCCTAAAAAAAGAGGCAATGAAAAATATACAGGCTAAGATAGAGGAAGAAACAAAAATAAATGAGGAATTAAAAAGACAAAAAGAAATATTAAATACAGATGAATATATTGAAAAAGTAGCCCGAGAAAAGCTTGGTATGGTAAAACCCGGAGAGAGAATATTTATTGATATAAATTAA
- a CDS encoding RNA-binding protein S1, whose protein sequence is MLVEAGKVIEGKVAGIANFGAFIRLPDGKVGLVHISEIADEYVKDINAYLKENQSVKVKVISVDEKGKISLSIKKANEGNQNVKSKRPEEIDWSKSNDLEKMSFEDRLAKFLRDSNERMQDLKKNFESKRGSGGYKKYVNY, encoded by the coding sequence ATGCTGGTAGAAGCAGGGAAGGTAATTGAGGGGAAGGTTGCAGGTATAGCAAATTTTGGAGCCTTTATCCGGTTACCTGACGGGAAAGTAGGTTTGGTCCATATCTCGGAAATTGCAGATGAATATGTGAAAGATATCAATGCTTATCTTAAAGAAAATCAAAGTGTAAAAGTAAAAGTAATTTCCGTGGATGAAAAAGGAAAAATCAGTTTATCAATCAAGAAAGCTAATGAAGGTAATCAAAATGTCAAGTCCAAGAGACCGGAAGAAATTGATTGGAGTAAATCCAATGATTTGGAAAAAATGTCTTTTGAGGATCGCCTGGCAAAATTTCTGAGAGACAGCAATGAGAGAATGCAGGATTTAAAAAAGAATTTTGAATCCAAGAGAGGCAGCGGAGGATATAAAAAGTACGTTAATTACTGA
- a CDS encoding DUF4258 domain-containing protein: MSETDINSIRNLLNKGKVVWSQHMLIRMQKRGITTDDVERCIQNGEIIEDYKNDYPYPSFLVLGLSIKGKGLHVVCGIGENKLWMITAYYPDSEEWFEDLKTRRR; encoded by the coding sequence ATGAGTGAAACGGATATAAATAGTATAAGAAACTTGTTAAATAAAGGTAAGGTTGTTTGGAGCCAACATATGCTAATAAGGATGCAGAAGAGGGGAATAACCACAGATGATGTTGAGAGATGCATCCAAAATGGAGAGATAATTGAAGATTATAAGAATGATTATCCTTACCCAAGCTTTCTTGTTTTAGGTTTATCAATAAAAGGAAAAGGGCTGCATGTTGTGTGCGGCATAGGAGAAAATAAACTGTGGATGATAACTGCATATTACCCGGATAGTGAAGAATGGTTTGAGGATTTAAAGACAAGAAGGAGGTAA
- a CDS encoding type II toxin-antitoxin system MqsA family antitoxin — MNCFMCKGLMKAGNVNHIVDIEGSIIIVKNVPANVCKQCGEAFFDNDVAKKLEVIVEQAKASKAEIAVINYYDKVA; from the coding sequence ATGAATTGTTTTATGTGTAAAGGACTTATGAAAGCAGGTAATGTTAATCATATTGTAGATATAGAGGGTTCAATTATTATTGTTAAGAATGTACCTGCAAATGTATGCAAGCAATGTGGAGAGGCCTTTTTTGATAATGATGTGGCTAAGAAGCTAGAAGTGATTGTTGAACAAGCGAAAGCGAGCAAAGCGGAAATTGCAGTAATAAATTATTATGATAAGGTAGCTTGA
- a CDS encoding GyrI-like domain-containing protein has protein sequence MVTVVNNVPEEFISFEIPAGTYAIFPIRLRYKFMLSLVVAKTKRYVYNNWLLKSKYEFEYNNEKMFKENPHFIDLYVGVKEKDD, from the coding sequence ATTGTAACAGTTGTTAATAATGTTCCTGAAGAATTTATATCTTTTGAAATCCCAGCAGGTACATATGCCATTTTTCCAATCAGACTAAGGTATAAATTCATGTTAAGCTTAGTTGTTGCTAAAACAAAACGGTATGTTTATAACAACTGGTTATTGAAATCTAAATACGAGTTCGAATATAATAATGAGAAGATGTTTAAAGAAAACCCACACTTTATTGATTTGTATGTTGGTGTAAAAGAAAAGGATGATTGA
- a CDS encoding class I SAM-dependent methyltransferase, with amino-acid sequence MKKNIERFSDRVENYIKYRPGYPKEFIDYLYINTGFSTESIIADIGSGTGILTRLLLDRGSHVIGVEPNKEMRNAAEKLLEEYPKFISVEGTAEATGLSDKSVDHIICAQAFHWFNRDACKKEFERILKAGGKVVLVWNKRIVKEDGFSAGYEILLRTYANDYNEVNHKLITEEELKTFFKDRVLSKAVFENVQLFDFEGLKGRLLSNSYAPMPGETNYDILMKELRKLFDTYSVEGKVAFKYKTESYTGEV; translated from the coding sequence ATGAAGAAAAATATCGAGCGTTTTTCGGATAGGGTTGAAAACTATATAAAATACAGGCCCGGATACCCAAAGGAGTTTATTGACTACCTGTACATAAATACGGGTTTCTCAACGGAATCTATTATTGCCGATATAGGTTCGGGAACCGGCATACTGACAAGATTGCTTCTTGATAGAGGAAGCCATGTGATTGGTGTGGAACCAAACAAAGAAATGAGGAATGCAGCAGAAAAACTACTGGAGGAATACCCGAAGTTTATTTCCGTGGAAGGTACTGCGGAAGCTACGGGGCTTTCAGATAAATCCGTTGACCACATCATCTGTGCTCAGGCATTTCACTGGTTTAACAGGGATGCCTGTAAAAAGGAATTTGAAAGGATATTGAAAGCGGGAGGCAAGGTGGTATTGGTCTGGAATAAACGAATAGTTAAGGAAGACGGGTTTTCTGCAGGCTATGAAATATTGCTCAGAACTTATGCAAATGACTACAATGAAGTAAATCATAAATTAATAACCGAGGAAGAACTCAAAACGTTTTTTAAGGATAGAGTTTTAAGTAAAGCTGTTTTTGAGAATGTGCAACTGTTTGACTTTGAAGGTTTGAAGGGACGACTGCTTTCAAACTCTTATGCCCCAATGCCTGGAGAAACAAACTATGACATTCTGATGAAGGAACTGAGGAAACTTTTCGATACGTACAGTGTTGAAGGAAAAGTGGCATTCAAATATAAAACGGAAAGCTATACTGGTGAGGTTTAG
- a CDS encoding MurR/RpiR family transcriptional regulator, translating into MFQSFPIERINSLSSMELDVLRYIDNNKSEILTLSIQELAKKLFVSTTTIIRLCKKLDLEGYSHLKYFIKELLANEKSGRKITPSLSLEEIIAEELSDIEKTARGIDDKAVREIAELMKQDTHIHFFAKGLTNIVFNYTARHLLSLSRKVILYEDTHIAYLQARNMGEKDMIFLASLSGETEQVVRVAQIAKSRGAKVITFTASPFSQLSKIGDYNFLLVNNAKTTPDVDTKSRCQLMFVLNVIVKSYIQLTGRETL; encoded by the coding sequence ATGTTTCAGAGTTTTCCAATTGAAAGAATTAATTCACTCAGTTCGATGGAACTGGATGTTCTTCGATATATTGATAACAATAAAAGTGAGATTTTAACCCTTTCTATTCAGGAACTTGCCAAAAAGCTTTTCGTTTCTACAACCACTATAATAAGATTATGTAAAAAGCTTGACTTGGAAGGTTATAGCCACCTGAAATATTTCATAAAGGAACTGCTTGCAAATGAGAAATCCGGAAGGAAAATCACTCCATCGCTGTCACTGGAGGAGATAATTGCAGAAGAACTTTCTGATATAGAAAAAACAGCAAGGGGAATTGACGATAAGGCAGTACGAGAAATTGCCGAATTAATGAAACAGGATACTCATATACATTTTTTTGCCAAAGGTTTGACAAACATTGTTTTTAATTATACTGCACGACATTTACTGTCGCTGTCAAGAAAAGTAATCCTTTATGAGGATACGCACATAGCTTATTTGCAGGCAAGAAATATGGGGGAAAAGGACATGATTTTTCTGGCCTCACTAAGTGGTGAGACTGAGCAGGTTGTCAGGGTCGCACAAATCGCAAAATCAAGAGGAGCCAAGGTTATTACCTTTACGGCGTCGCCTTTTTCCCAGCTTTCTAAAATCGGCGATTATAATTTTCTTCTTGTGAATAATGCTAAAACTACACCGGATGTAGACACAAAGTCGCGTTGCCAGTTGATGTTTGTACTTAATGTCATTGTCAAATCATACATACAGCTAACAGGAAGAGAAACTTTATGA
- a CDS encoding 6-phospho-alpha-glucosidase yields the protein MRKFKVVIVGGGSTWTPGLLKSLCVKKDEFSLEELRLYDIDEKRQEKIGKFAEILFKEEYPELKFSYTTDKRVAYENVDFVFCQIRTGGYKMRLLDEHIPLSHGVVGQETCGAGGFAYGMRAIKDMIEIVNDVRKYSDDPWILNYTNPAAIVALALDKVFPNDKKIINMCDQPVNLLKSFGKMINIDYKTLFPVYFGLNHFGWFKHLYDPNGVDLVPKIREMILKNGFMPADAEERDKSWLDTYNMVKTMLKYFPDYIPNTYLQYYLYPEYKVAQANKDFTRADEVICGREKIVFEECDRVQRDGTAKNSLIAKNGAHADMIVDVARNIAYNGGEIFIMITKNKGVISNFNQEAMIECTSIVNSQGVMPLAFGEIDIFTKGLMECQYAYELLAVEAYFEGSYKKALQALTLNRTICDAEKAKAVLDDLIEANKGYWPEFI from the coding sequence ATGAGAAAATTTAAGGTGGTTATTGTAGGGGGAGGCTCAACATGGACTCCAGGGCTATTAAAAAGCCTATGTGTAAAAAAAGATGAGTTCTCTCTAGAAGAATTGCGGTTATATGACATAGATGAAAAAAGGCAGGAAAAAATAGGCAAGTTTGCGGAAATACTTTTTAAAGAAGAATATCCTGAGCTGAAATTTTCTTATACTACGGATAAACGGGTTGCATATGAGAATGTGGATTTCGTGTTCTGCCAAATACGCACAGGCGGTTATAAAATGCGACTTCTCGACGAGCATATTCCGCTTTCCCACGGTGTTGTAGGGCAGGAAACATGTGGAGCGGGTGGATTTGCCTATGGTATGAGGGCAATTAAGGATATGATTGAAATTGTCAATGATGTCAGAAAATACTCTGATGACCCCTGGATTCTTAATTACACTAATCCTGCCGCAATTGTTGCATTGGCGCTTGACAAGGTATTTCCTAATGATAAGAAAATAATTAATATGTGTGATCAGCCTGTAAATCTTCTAAAATCATTTGGCAAAATGATCAATATAGACTATAAGACATTATTTCCAGTATATTTTGGTTTAAATCATTTTGGCTGGTTTAAGCATCTGTATGACCCAAATGGTGTAGATTTGGTCCCAAAAATCAGGGAGATGATTTTAAAAAACGGCTTTATGCCTGCCGATGCTGAGGAAAGGGATAAGTCGTGGCTCGATACTTATAATATGGTGAAGACAATGTTAAAGTATTTTCCTGACTATATTCCAAATACATATCTTCAATATTATTTGTATCCTGAGTACAAAGTAGCCCAGGCAAATAAGGATTTTACGCGGGCTGATGAAGTAATATGCGGCAGAGAAAAAATAGTTTTTGAAGAATGCGATAGAGTACAAAGGGATGGAACTGCTAAAAACTCGCTGATTGCAAAAAACGGGGCGCATGCCGATATGATTGTAGATGTAGCGAGGAATATTGCCTATAATGGAGGAGAAATATTTATCATGATAACTAAAAATAAAGGTGTAATATCAAACTTCAACCAGGAAGCAATGATAGAGTGTACCTCGATAGTAAATAGTCAAGGCGTTATGCCCCTTGCGTTTGGTGAAATCGATATTTTTACGAAAGGACTGATGGAGTGCCAATATGCCTATGAATTGCTTGCCGTAGAAGCATATTTTGAAGGTTCATATAAAAAAGCACTGCAGGCCTTAACATTAAACCGTACAATCTGTGATGCAGAAAAGGCCAAGGCGGTTTTAGATGATTTAATAGAAGCAAACAAGGGTTATTGGCCTGAATTTATATGA
- a CDS encoding carbohydrate deacetylase, with protein MKLIINADDFGLTNGVTYGIYDAIKNGIVTSTTMMVNTLASELAAGLVKSDPELKVGLHLNLSLGKPLTVCKSLVDKNGNFIKPKELKKDEQYDEKEVYREFEAQYVKFILLTGKEPTHIDSHLYLHQIFPKAERQAKRLSEEVGVPLRQFDTKQYKGVYFEGRFKHKEGESIETMKEKFKKIVAENSEKEYVELMVHPGYVDIELLKISSYNFSRVMESAVLVDTEIKEYMEKNAIKLISFAELGREQDG; from the coding sequence ATGAAACTAATAATTAATGCGGATGATTTTGGTTTAACAAATGGTGTTACTTATGGAATTTATGATGCAATTAAAAATGGTATTGTAACTTCGACAACTATGATGGTAAATACTTTGGCCAGTGAACTTGCAGCAGGACTTGTAAAGAGTGATCCGGAACTGAAAGTGGGACTGCACCTTAATTTAAGCTTAGGTAAGCCTCTCACTGTTTGCAAAAGCCTGGTTGATAAAAATGGAAACTTTATTAAGCCAAAAGAGTTGAAAAAAGATGAACAATACGATGAGAAAGAGGTTTACCGCGAGTTTGAGGCTCAGTACGTTAAATTTATTTTGCTGACGGGTAAAGAACCGACGCATATAGATTCACACCTTTATCTGCATCAAATCTTTCCAAAAGCGGAGAGGCAGGCAAAGAGGCTGAGCGAGGAAGTTGGTGTCCCACTCAGGCAATTTGATACAAAACAATACAAAGGTGTTTATTTTGAGGGAAGATTCAAACATAAGGAAGGCGAATCCATTGAAACGATGAAGGAAAAGTTCAAAAAGATTGTTGCTGAAAACTCGGAAAAGGAATACGTAGAATTGATGGTACATCCTGGATATGTCGACATTGAATTATTGAAAATATCTTCATATAATTTTTCCAGGGTGATGGAGAGTGCGGTGTTGGTGGACACTGAAATAAAAGAATATATGGAAAAAAATGCGATAAAGCTGATTAGCTTCGCTGAACTTGGAAGGGAGCAAGATGGCTGA
- a CDS encoding ABC transporter ATP-binding protein: protein MADIEIKNLVKIYGYVKPKWLRKWNDNQVPEGKRAVDNISIRIPSGSFTVFVGPSGCGKTTLLRMIAGLEEITSGQIKIGDVDITNLEPGDRGIAMVFQNYALYPHMTVRENIEFGLINARIPRFEIKERTDMALKMVDLSEFQNRHPANLSGGQRQRVALARAISKMPQIFLMDEPLSNLDAKLRSEMRTELIHLHRKLKSTFIYVTHDQIEAMTMGDNIVVMNEGKIMQHGTPTEIHNNPSCVFVARFVGDPGMNIVTVNEKYSIGFRPRDVIFDCNEESDDKIVIRGRILSFENHGSEYLYQVEFNGKTVFVKELSKIQRAIGSDIVFALLKENVYVFDKNELRVRDERVIEEAYGEFKKSWRNL from the coding sequence ATGGCTGATATTGAAATTAAGAATCTGGTAAAAATATACGGGTATGTAAAGCCTAAATGGTTGAGAAAATGGAACGATAACCAGGTTCCAGAAGGCAAGCGTGCAGTAGACAACATTAGTATCAGGATACCGAGTGGAAGCTTTACTGTTTTCGTCGGTCCTTCAGGATGCGGCAAGACTACACTGCTGCGTATGATTGCCGGACTTGAGGAAATAACTTCCGGACAGATTAAAATTGGCGATGTTGACATAACCAACCTTGAACCTGGCGATAGGGGTATAGCAATGGTCTTTCAGAATTATGCGCTCTATCCCCATATGACGGTAAGGGAAAACATAGAATTTGGCTTGATAAATGCGAGGATACCCAGGTTTGAAATAAAGGAGCGTACGGATATGGCATTGAAAATGGTGGATTTGAGCGAGTTCCAAAATAGGCACCCTGCAAACCTATCGGGTGGTCAGCGCCAAAGGGTGGCACTTGCTCGAGCAATCTCGAAGATGCCACAAATATTTTTAATGGATGAACCACTTTCAAACCTGGATGCAAAGCTGAGATCCGAAATGCGCACGGAACTTATTCATCTTCACCGAAAACTGAAATCGACGTTTATATACGTAACACATGATCAAATTGAAGCGATGACAATGGGTGACAATATTGTTGTCATGAACGAAGGTAAAATAATGCAGCATGGAACGCCTACAGAAATCCACAATAATCCTTCTTGCGTATTTGTCGCCAGGTTTGTTGGCGACCCTGGTATGAATATTGTGACCGTCAATGAAAAGTATTCGATTGGTTTCAGGCCAAGGGACGTGATTTTCGATTGCAACGAGGAAAGCGACGACAAAATAGTTATTAGAGGCAGGATACTGAGTTTTGAAAACCACGGCTCAGAGTATTTGTACCAGGTGGAATTTAATGGTAAAACTGTTTTTGTAAAAGAACTTTCAAAGATCCAAAGAGCAATAGGCAGTGACATAGTATTTGCACTTTTGAAGGAAAATGTATATGTATTTGATAAGAATGAATTGAGAGTTCGCGATGAGAGAGTGATTGAGGAGGCTTATGGAGAATTTAAAAAAAGTTGGAGAAATTTATAA
- a CDS encoding ABC transporter permease subunit gives MENLKKVGEIYNEFCRKIDEHKEKIKEYCKTRPEGFKNLILNEKQEIRRLRIELKKYRNGLSKDELEAYNDYRRIRKDIKRCERLKKMDKLGARIFSKVNVAYIYMIPAAFGAIFFTILPFIFMVIGSFFKVNLVNLKDSEFRGLWNFEMIFTRDTQFIQAIRNTIIFAFVTVIMLMVITLLMAAWLSKNTRIHNFVQTLIFTPHISSMVAVAILWVLMLDKQGIINQVLTIFGIRGPNWLMNTRTSLLSIAMVTVWKSIGYYVLIIISGLQSIPPYVYEAAKLDKASKFRIFTKITIPLLSPTLMFVFTMKFINAFKSFAAIDLMTQGGPHGSSMVLGYWIYNTGRVKFNYGFAMAGSIVLTVIVSLFTIAANKFFNKKFEG, from the coding sequence ATGGAGAATTTAAAAAAAGTTGGAGAAATTTATAACGAGTTTTGCAGGAAGATTGATGAACATAAGGAAAAAATAAAAGAATATTGCAAAACTCGGCCTGAAGGCTTCAAGAATCTTATCTTGAATGAAAAGCAGGAAATAAGGCGGCTGAGGATTGAGCTGAAGAAATATAGGAATGGGCTGTCAAAAGACGAACTTGAAGCTTATAATGACTACCGCAGGATACGTAAAGATATAAAGCGGTGTGAGAGGCTGAAAAAGATGGATAAACTGGGGGCAAGGATTTTCAGTAAAGTGAATGTTGCCTATATTTACATGATTCCAGCAGCTTTTGGTGCTATTTTTTTTACAATCCTGCCATTTATATTTATGGTTATCGGTTCATTTTTCAAAGTAAACCTTGTAAACCTTAAGGATTCGGAATTCAGGGGATTATGGAATTTTGAAATGATTTTCACTAGGGATACTCAGTTTATACAAGCGATTCGCAATACAATCATATTTGCATTTGTAACAGTAATAATGCTTATGGTTATAACTCTTCTCATGGCAGCATGGCTTTCTAAAAATACGAGGATACATAACTTTGTGCAAACCTTGATTTTTACTCCGCATATTTCATCAATGGTAGCAGTTGCAATTTTATGGGTACTTATGCTTGACAAGCAAGGCATTATAAATCAGGTACTTACAATTTTTGGAATAAGAGGACCAAATTGGCTGATGAATACAAGAACTTCGTTGCTGTCGATTGCAATGGTGACAGTATGGAAATCGATCGGGTATTATGTTTTAATAATAATTTCAGGTCTTCAATCCATACCCCCTTATGTATATGAAGCTGCAAAATTGGATAAGGCAAGCAAGTTTAGGATATTTACCAAGATCACCATACCTCTCCTTTCTCCGACCTTGATGTTTGTATTCACTATGAAGTTTATTAATGCGTTTAAGTCATTTGCCGCAATCGACCTGATGACACAGGGAGGTCCCCATGGTTCATCCATGGTGCTTGGTTATTGGATTTACAATACAGGGAGAGTAAAGTTCAATTACGGGTTTGCCATGGCAGGCTCAATTGTCCTGACAGTTATTGTATCATTGTTCACGATTGCTGCAAATAAATTTTTTAACAAAAAATTCGAGGGGTAG
- a CDS encoding carbohydrate ABC transporter permease: MEFESLSFSTNAYSAKHVEVTRKFIFVTKLKKRVKYVLKTLNYVLMIGTGLIFVYPFAWMASMSLRPLIEALSFDPGLIVKNPQWDNYIYAWKQAQISHYVGNSIKYSILVIGLQYFTIIPAAYAFATMKFKGKKLLWALKHLEMMLPAEATLIPVYYFYSKMGLVDTWTGLILPSLFDMFGIYMFMAAFKQIPQEIIEAAKMDKAKNRVIMLKIMLPMVAPVLVAHLIISFISNWNEYYWVLVMTNSESIRTLPVALRGLIHVDEGVPEWNVVMAGTMIQLSPILLMYIFASSKVKSAMAGGKQKQNKVL, encoded by the coding sequence ATGGAATTTGAAAGTTTGTCATTTAGTACGAATGCCTATTCCGCAAAGCACGTTGAGGTAACAAGAAAATTCATTTTTGTTACCAAGTTGAAAAAACGTGTGAAATATGTATTGAAGACATTAAATTATGTTTTAATGATAGGAACTGGGCTTATTTTTGTTTATCCTTTTGCCTGGATGGCATCGATGTCATTACGACCACTTATTGAGGCATTGTCCTTCGATCCAGGGCTCATTGTTAAGAATCCACAGTGGGATAACTATATATATGCCTGGAAACAAGCACAAATATCACATTATGTTGGCAATTCCATCAAGTATTCTATACTTGTCATTGGGCTCCAGTATTTTACAATTATTCCTGCGGCATATGCTTTTGCTACGATGAAATTCAAAGGGAAAAAGCTTCTATGGGCGCTGAAGCACCTTGAAATGATGCTACCGGCAGAGGCAACGCTTATACCTGTTTACTACTTTTACAGCAAGATGGGGCTTGTAGACACATGGACAGGATTAATATTGCCTTCACTGTTCGATATGTTCGGAATTTACATGTTTATGGCAGCATTCAAGCAGATTCCACAGGAAATCATAGAGGCGGCAAAGATGGATAAGGCCAAAAACCGGGTAATAATGTTAAAAATAATGCTGCCAATGGTAGCACCCGTATTAGTAGCTCACCTGATTATTTCGTTTATTAGTAACTGGAATGAATATTACTGGGTGCTTGTTATGACGAACTCGGAATCTATAAGAACATTACCCGTGGCTCTGAGAGGTTTAATCCACGTAGACGAAGGTGTTCCCGAATGGAATGTCGTGATGGCAGGTACGATGATACAATTGTCGCCTATATTGTTGATGTATATTTTTGCAAGCAGCAAGGTTAAATCAGCAATGGCGGGTGGAAAACAAAAGCAAAATAAAGTGCTATAG